In Micromonospora ferruginea, the sequence CGACCAGCGGCTGCCGGAACACGGCGGAGAGCAGCAGCGCCAGGCCGTAGCCGATGCCGAAGAGGATGCCGGGCAGATAGAAGTCGCGCGCGTCGCCGCTGCGCAGGGCGAACAACGCGCCGACGCCGATGCCGAACAATCCGTTCAGCGCGTGCCGCACCGGTTTGCGCTGCGCCAGCCGCATCGCGGCGATCAGCAGCGCCACCGCGATCGAGGCGATCAGCGCCGGCCGCAGCTCGCCCACCACGTTGGCGATCACGAAGACCACCACCGGGATGCTCGACTCGACGAGGCCACGCCAACCGCCGAGCTGGTCGGCCATCTGCTCGGCGATGCTGGGCAGCCGCTCCTCGTCCTGCGGGTCGAGGCCCGACGGGGTGTGCTGCTGTCCGGTCGTCACTTCGGCGGCTCCAGCTCGTAGTGCGGGTTGTAGATCACCTTGCGGTCGTCCCGCACGGCCACCCGGCCGTGCGCGGTGAGGTGCCGGCCCGGCTCGATCCCGGCGATGTGCCGCCGGCCCAGCCAGACCAGGGTGACCACGTCGTTGCCGTCGTACAGGTCGGCCTCCAGCGTGGGCAGGTTGGTGCGCGGCGTGTAGACCACCGTGCGCAGCCGCCCGGCCACCGAGACCACCTGCCCCCGGTTGCACTGGTGGGTCGGGGTGCCACCGGACTCGGCGCTCTCCCGGCGCAACTCCTGCGCCTCGATCTCGGCCTCGCTCGCGGTGAGCCGTTGCAGGAGCCGCCGCAGCGACACCCGGCCCTGGTCGGTCGTCATGACCTCCGCGTCACCCTCTCCACCGGCGGGGGCTCCACGGGGGGCGGAGCCGTCCCGCCAGCGTACGCCGGTCCGGCCCGGGAGCGGGACCACCGGGCCCCGTGGCCGACCCCGGGCGGGCCGGGCGGCGGACACGGGCGCGGGCCCGGGCCCGCCGGCGGAAGGGCCGACGGGACCGGGCCCGGCACGATATCTCAGACCTCCTGCGGGCCGCCGGCCTGCTGCTCGGCGACCTCGCGGGGCAGCCGCAGCGGCAGCGGCTCACGGACCGGCTTGGCCTCCTGGCCCCGGTCCACGACCAGCCCGTCCAGGCAGGCGGCGAGCGCGCCGCCGGCCGTCGGGTCGGTGGCCGCCCGGCCCTGGAAGACGCCACGCACCATCCAGCGCGGCCCGTCGACGCCGACGAAGCGCAGGTCGGTCACGCCGTCCGGGGTGCGGACCCGGGCGCGCAGCTCGGGGCCGCGCTCCCCCTCGACCTCCTCGGTCACGGCGCCGTCGTTCACCAGCGAGGTGCGGATCTCCTCGCGCACCTCGTCCCAGATGCCCTCCGAGCGGGGCGCGGCGAAGACGCCGAGCTGCAGCGCGTTCTCCCCGTGCACCAGCACGACCTGCTGGATCACGCCCTGCGGGTCGGCCTGCACCCGCACCTCCACGTCCGGCACCGCCGGGATCTGGAGGCTGCCCAGGTCGAGCCGGGGCTCGTCGGGCGCCTCGCTGACGTCGTACGGCCCGCGGGCCGGCGCCGTCGAGGTCTCCTCGGCCGCCAGGGCGTCGTTGTCACGCGCCTGCCGCGCCTCGTCGGCCCGCTTCCGGGAGAAGATCACTGCGTCCACCCTCCGCTGTTCGCACTCACCCTGCCACCTCTTCGCTCTGCCCACCGGCCGGAGCCGGAACCAGCCCGGCGTGCCCGCCGGTGGACCCGTGGCCACCGGCGCCGCGCCGCGACTCGGGCAGCTCGGCCACCGGCCGGAACTCGGCCCGGGCGACCCGCTGGACGACGAGCTGCGCGATCCGGTCGCCCCGGCTGATCGTCGCCGGCGTGTCCCGATCATGGTTGATCAGGTTGACCAGGATCTCACCCCGGTAGCCGGCGTCGACCGTACCGGGCGCGTTCAGCACCGTCACGCCGAGCCTGGCGGCCAGCCCCGATCGGGGGTGGACCAGCCCGACGTACCCCTCCGGCAGCGCCACGGCGACGCCGGTGGGCACCAGGGCCCGCCCGCCGGGCGGCAGCTCCACGTCCGCGGCGGCCACCAGGTCCGCGCCGGCGTCGCCCGGATGGGCGTACGCCGGCAGCGGCAGCTCCGGGTCGAGCTGCCGTACGGGCACGGGCACGACATCTGTCACGGTCATCCTCTTCCGTCCGGTCCTCGCGGGGTGACCCTGCCATCCTGCCGGTTGGCCGGGCCGCCGCGCGCCGTACCCTCGCACTGTGCGTCAGTCGTCATCTCCGGCCGCCCCGACGGCCACTCCCGCGCCCTACGCGGAGCGTCTCGGGCTGCCCTGGTGGGCCTGGCCGGTGGCGCTGGCCGTGGCCGGTCTGCTCGCCGCCGAGCTGTGGCTGGGCGCGACCGGGTTCCGGGCCTGGCTGCCGTTCGTGCTGCTGCTCCCGGCCACGGTGGCCGCCCTGTGGTGGCTGGGCCGGATCCGGGTGGCGGTCCGCGACGGAGAGCTGCGGGTGGACGACGCCCGCCTGCCGGTGCGCCACGTCGCGGACGCGGTGCCGCTGGACGCGGCCGGCCGGCGCGAGGTGCTCGGCGTCGGCGCCGACCCGCTGGCGTTCGTGGTGCAGCGCCCGTGGATCGGCGGCGCGGTCCAGGTGGTGCTGGACGACCCAGCCGACCCCACCCCGTTCTGGGTGGTCAGCACCCGGCACCCGGTGGAGCTGGCGGCCGCGCTGCTGGCCGCCCGCGACGCCGCCTGACCCGCTCCCGGACCGTCAGCTCGACTTGCCGGGCAGGCCGCGGGCGGTGTGCCGGAGGTCCTTGCGGAGCTGCTCGCCCAGCGCCCGGGTGGCGCGCCGGTTGAGGTAGCCGGCCACCGCCGCGCCGGTCAGGAACGGGCCGAGCGTGGTGAGGTTGCGGCCGAAGCGGCGCAGCAGGCTGTCCCGCAGCTCACGACGGGCGGCGGTGCCCAGCACGGCGCTCACCCCGACCCCGGGCATCATCGGGTTGATCCCCCGCTGGCCGGCCCAGGACTGCACCAGCGCCACCGTGCGCGCGGTGCCGCCGGTGGGCAGCGGCATCCGGTGCAGCTCGTGCAGCTCCCCGATCAGCTTCAGCTCGATCGACACCACGGCGACCGTCTCGGCGGCCAGCAGCACGGGGGCGGAGAGCAGCGTGGGCGTGACCGCCCACTCGACCGCGGCGACCCCGCCACCGGCCGCGCCGACCCCGGCGGTGGCCCGGGACGCGTTGCGGACCAGCCGGTCGGCGATCGCGTCGTCGTCCAGGCCGGGGAAGTGCCGTCGCAGCGTGGCGACGTCCCGGATCGGCACGTGCGGCGCCACCTCGGCGATGGTCTCGGTCATCCAGCGCAGCGCCGCCCGGGGCTTGAACAGGTCGGTCAACCCGCGGGCGCGGGCCTGGCCGACCAGCCGGACCAGAAGTTGCCGGCGGCGGGCCGGCGCGATGTCGTCGGCGGTCAGCGCGGCGACGGTGGCGCCCAGCTCCTCGCCGGCGTCACCGGCCGGGGTACGGACCGGGTCCGCGCCGGTCGGGTCGGTGGTCGGGTCCGGCGTGGACGGCGTCGGTCCCGTGCCCGGGACCGGCGTCCGGTCGGTGTCGCCGGTCCGCTCGCTGCGCTCGCTCACCCGTCCGCCCTCCTGCTCCGCGCGGCGTGGCAGCCGCCCGTACGAGTCAAGCAGCTTCCGGCCACCGGCGCACGGCGGCTCGAACAGCGGCGGCCCCGTCGAGGAGGCCGCCGCCGGTGTCCCGGCTCGGGATCAGACGCACTCGCGGCAGATCAGGTCGCCGTTGCGCTCGACCGCCAGTTGGCTGCGGTGGTGGACCAGGAAGCAGCGGGCGCACCGGAACTCGTCCTGCTGCATCGGGAGCACCTTGACCGTGAGTTCCTCGTCGGCCAGGTCGGCGCCGGGCAGCTCGAAGCTCTCGGCCACTTCGGCCTCGTCCACGTCCACGGCGCCCGACTGTGAGTCGACCCGCCGGGCCTTGAGCTCTTCGAGGCTGTCCTCGCCGAGGTCGACCTCGTCGCGACGCGGGGCGTCGTAGTCGGTGGCCATCGGTTTCACTCTCCAATATCGATATGGTCGCTGCCGGTTGTAACGCCGGACGACGCCGTTTCGGTTCCCCTGGCCGGCCACCATCTGTGTCGGGCACCCGACCCGACGACCGTTGGGCCGGGTTCGCCGGAGCGGAACCCCCCGGCGAGCGCGGAACCTTACCCCCCCTTGGGCGAGGCATGTATACCGCCCTCGCGGGAGAGATGTACGCCCCTGCGCCCGAAGTTGTTCCCAATGTGACTCAGGCGACACGAAGATAGGGGTAGTCCTACCCGTTCCTTCAGTGGCGCGCCGGCATGTCGGACTGTTTCCACGCGGGAGCCGGACAAGGGTTAACCTCAGCGGCGTACTCCGACGGTCGACAGACGCGGCCCGACCGCGGCGGCCGCCGCCACCCAACCACCGCCCGGGGAGCGCCCAGGATGAGTTTTGCGCGAGTGCGGGCACTCGTTGTCGTCGGACTGCTGGCGGTCGTCGCCCTGGTCTTCGTGATCGTCGCCGTGGTGCGCGACAGTCAGGGCACGGCCGGCACCGCCGCCGGCTGTCCGGACGGCTGGCCGCTGGTCGACCTGCGCCTCCGCGAACAGAAGGACGTCAAGATCAACGTCTACAACGCCACCGACGAGGCCGGCCGGGCCGGCAGCGTGGCGGACGACTTCCGCAACCGGAAGTTCCAGGTCAAGAAGGTCGGCAACGAGAAGAAGGCGGTCGACGGCGTGGCGGTGCTGCGCTTCGGCCCCAAGGGCGTGGGCTCGGCCCACCTGCTGCGGGCCTACTTCCTCAACAACGCCGAGCAGGTGTTCCAGGCCAACCGCAAGGACGACACGGTCGACGTGGTGCTCGGCAACGGCTTCCAGCAGTTGGCCACCACGACCGAGGTGAACCAGTCGCTCGGTGACCTGGGCGCGCCCGTGGCGCCGGCCCAGACGTGCCCGATGCCGGTCGACAAGTGACCGGCGGGCCGGCCCACCGGCCCCGATGACGACCAGGGCGGTCTCCGCGATGCCGGCGGCCGCCCTGTCCCGTGTCCGGGGCCGGTGTCACGGTCCGTCGGAGGCTTGCGACGCCCGCTGCCCGCTGCCGTCACGGGCCGCCGGAGGCGTCCAGGTCGGTGAGCCGGGTGTGCAGCGGCCCGTGCAGCGCCGGCGGGGCGGCGAGCACCAGGTCCGGCCCGGCCGGACGACCGGCCACGCCGGTCACCAGCAGCCCGGCCTCCCGGGCCACCAGCCCGCCGGCGGCCAGGTCCCAGGCGGCCAGCCCCTTCTCGTAGTAGGCGTCCACCCGCCCCTCGGCGGCCAGGCAGAGGTCGAGCGCGGCCGCGCCCATCCGGCGGATGTCCCGGACGTGCGGGATCAACTCGGCGACCACCCGGGCCTGGTGGGACCGACGGCCGGCGTCGTAGCCGAACCCGGTGGCGACCAGTGCCTGCCCGAGGTCGGTCTCCGCCGAGCAGCGCAGCCGCCGGCCGTCCCGCCAGGCGCCGCCGCCCAGGGTCGCGGTCCACTCCTCGCCGGTGAACACGTTGCGCACCACCCCGGCGACGACCTCGCCGGCCACCTCGGCGGCGAGCGAGACCGCGCAGTAGGGCAGCCCGTAGAGGTAGTTGACGGTGCCGTCGATCGGGTCGACGACCCAGCGCACCCCGTCCGGCGCGGCGGGGCCGGTCCCGCCGGCGCCGAACTCCTCCCCGAGCACCGCGTCACCGGGCCGCCGGTCCCGCAGCGCGGCCACCACCTGCCGCTCCACCGCCCGGTCGGCGGCGGTGACCACGTCGGTCACCGTGCTCTTGGTCGCGGCCACCGACACGCCCTCGGACCGCATCCGGTGGGCGGTGGCGGCGGCGTCCCGCGCCACCTCGACGGCGATCGTGAGCAGTTCCCGCGGCGAGGGCGCGGAGGTGATCATGTTTGTCCCCTTCCCGCACGATCGGGACCGCCCGGTTCGCGCGTGGGTATCATCCTTACAAAGTCCACATCTGCGCCGAATCGGCGGTCCCGGCCGCGGTTACGCCGTGCGGCGCAGGATGATCGCGGCAGACGGCGTTACAATTCACCCTGCCCACGCGCCACGGACCGCCAGCGACCGGACGGACCGGGACACGGGGGTCCCTCAAACACTCGCCCGGCACGGCCGTTCGTGCTGCGCCGGACGACCCGGCCGTGCTCGCTCTTCGCCTCCGGAAGGTCATTCGTGACAGAACCCCGCCAGACCGGCGCCGACGTTCGCTCGCTCACCGACACCCTGATCGCCCACGCGCAGAGCGCCGGCGGCCAGCTCACGTCGGCCCAGCTCGCGCGCACCGTCGAGTCCGCTGAGGTGACCCCGGCCCAGGCCAAGAAGATCCTCCGCGCGCTCTCCGAGGCGGGCGTGACGGTGGTGGTGGACGGTTCCGCGAGCACCCGGCGCCGGGTCGCCGCGGCCCGGTCCGCCACGCCGGCTTCCCGGGCCACCACCGCCAAGACCACCAAGAAGGCCGCCGCGCCGGCCCCGAAGCAGGCGCCGGCCGTCGAGGAGTCCCCGGCCCCGGCCCCGCGGAAGGCGACGGCCCGCAAGGCCACCGGCACCACCGCCGAGGTGGCCGCCAAGGCCGCCGTCCCGGCGAAGGCCACCAAGGCGACCCGGGCCACCAAGGCCACCGTGGCCGCCAAGACCGCCGCGGCCAAGCCGGCGAAGCCCGGCGCCGAGGGTGAGGTCGACCCGGAGGAGCTGGCCGCCGAGATCGAGGACGTGGTGGTCGAGGAGCCGGCCGAGCTGGCCCAGGCCGCCGCGGCCGACGCGGCCAGTTCCGCCACCGACGGCGACTTCGAGTGGGACGACGAGGAGTCCGAGGCGCTCAAGCAGGCGCGTCGCGACGCCGAGCTGACCGCCTCCGCCGACTCGGTCCGGGCCTACCTCAAGCAGATCGGCAAGGTCCCGCTGCTCAACGCCGAGCAGGAGGTCGAGCTCGCCAAGCGGATCGAGGCCGGCCTCTACGCCGCCGAGCGGCTGCGCGCCGCCGACGAGGGCGAGGAGAAGCTGGTCCGCGACATGCAGCGCGACCTGATGTGGATCTCCCGGGACGGCGAGCGGGCCAAGAACCACCTGCTGGAGGCGAACCTCCGGCTGGTGGTCTCGCTGGCCAAGCGCTACACCGGGCGGGGCATGGCCTTCCTCGACCTGATCCAGGAGGGCAACCTCGGCCTGATCCGCGCCGTCGAGAAGTTCGACTACACCAAGGGCTACAAGTTCTCCACGTACGCCACCTGGTGGATCCGCCAGGCCATCACCCGCGCCATGGCCGACCAGGCCCGCACCATCCGCATCCCGGTGCACATGGTCGAGGTGATCAACAAGCTCGGCCGGATCCAGCGCGAGCTGCTCCAGGACCTGGGCCGCGAGCCCACCCCGGAGGAGCTGGCCAAGGAGATGGACATCACACCGGAGAAGGTGCTGGAGATCCAGCAGTACGCCCGGGAGCCCATCTCGCTCGACCAGACCATCGGTGACGAGGGCGACAGCCAGCTCGGCGACTTCATCGAGGACTCCGAGGCCGTCGTGGCGGTCGACGCGGTGTCGTTCTCGTTGCTGCAGGACCAGCTCCAGCAGGTCCTGCAGACGTTGTCCGAGCGTGAGGCCGGGGTGGTGCGCCTGCGCTTCGGTCTCACCGACGGCCAGCCGCGCACCCTGGACGAGATCGGCCAGGTCTACGGCGTGACCCGGGAGCGCATCCGGCAGATCGAGTCCAAGACCATGTCCAAGTTGCGGCACCCCTCGCGTTCCCAGGTGCTCCGCGACTACCTGGACTGACCGCACACGTCAACCAGTCGTGTCGGTTTGATCACCAGCCGTAGAACACAGATCGGTGATCGGTCGGTTGCACGTTTGTGATCGTTGACGTGGCACCCTTGGTGCACGGCACACTGTCTTCCACGCCAGGTGTGACCTCGGTCCCCCGCGGGCACACAGGGAAGGCAGGGCCCGAGATGGGTGTTGCACGATAGGTGAGCAACGACCGACGAGTGTGTTCATCGGTGACGACCAGAGGAGGAAGGCGATGACCCCGACCCTCACGCCGCCGCCCGAGACGGTGAGCCCCCCGGCCGCCGATGAACGGTGCGACCGCTGTAATGCTGCCGGCAAGCTCCGGATCACCCTGTCGGGTGGGAGCGAGCTGGTGTTCTGTGGGCACCACGCGAACAAGTACGCGGAGGATCTCGTGAAGATCACCGTGCGGTACGCGACGGACCCGGAGTTCAGCTGGCGGGGCACCGATCTGATGGCGAACTGAGCCGACAAACAATCCGCAACGCGACATAACCGACCGGAGACGCCCAGACGGGCGCCTCCGGTCGGTTTTTCGTACCCTGCCGCGCTGGTGTTAAGAAGGGGCCCCGCCTCTACCGGAGGCGTTAAGAAGGGGCCCCTCCTTACAGTGTCTGCACGGTGGCGATGCGCTCCTCGAGCTGCTCGATCGTCGCCTGGGCGCTGGGCGGGCCGCCGCAGATCCGGCGCAGCTCGGCGTGGATCTTGCCGTGCGGCTGCCCGGTGTGGTGGTGCCGGGCGGCCACCAGGGCGTTCAGTTGCCGCCGTAGCGCCACCCGACGCTGGGCCGCACTCATCGGTGGGGGCGCCGCCACTGCGGCGGCAGCGGCCGGCTCAGCGGTCCGCTGGGCGGCCCGGCGCTTCTGCGCGGCGAGCTGGTCGGCCTGCCGCTTGGTCAGCAGCAGGGAGACCTGGTCGGCGGTGAGCAGACCGGGCAGCCCGAGGTATTCCTCCTCCTCCGGGGTGCCGGCCTGGGCGGCGGTGCCGAACGACGCGCCGTCGAAGATCACCTGGTCCAGCTCGGCGGTGGCGGAGAGCGCGGCGAACCGCTTCTCCAGCTCGCCGCTGGCGCCGTCGTCGCGCTGGGCACGCTCCAACAGGTCGTCGTCGAAGCCCTCGCGGTCCTTGGGCTTGCCGAGCACGTGGTCCCGCTCGATCTCCATCTCGCTGGCCAGCCCGAGCAGGTGCGGCACGCTGGGCAGAAAGACCGAGGCGGTCTCGCCGGGGCGACGGGCGCGGACGAACCGGCCGATCGCCTGGGCGAAGTAGAGCGCGGTGCTGGCGCTCGTCGCGTACACGCCGACGGCCAGCCGGGGGATGTCCACCCCCTCGGACACCATCCGCACCGCGACCAGCCAGCGCTGCTCGGACGCCGCGAACGTCGCGATCCGCGCGGACGCGCCCTGGTCGTCGGAGAGCACCACGGCCGCCTTCTCGCCGGTCACCTGCTCCAGCAGCTTCGCGTACGCGCGGGCCACCTGCTGGTCGCTGGCGATGACCAGGCCGCCCGCGTCGGGCATGCCGTTGGCCCGCAGCACGCTCAGCCGGGCGTCGGCGGCGCGCAGCACCTGCGGCATCCAGTCGCCGGCCGGGTCCAGCGCGGTGCGCCACGCCTGGGCGATCAGGTCCTGCGTCATCGGCTCGCCCAGCCGGGCGGCCAGCTCGTCGCCGGCGTTGGTGCGCCACCGGGTCTCCCCGGAGTAGGCCAGGAACAGCACCGGCCGGACCACGCCGTCGCGCAGCGCGTCGGCGTAGCCGTAGACCGAGTCGGCCCGCGAGCGCAGCAGCCCGTCCCCGCCGCGCTCGTAGCCGATGAACGGGATCGGGTTGTCGTCGGAGCGGAACGGCGTGCCGGTGAGCATCAGCCGGCGGACCGCGGGTTCGAACGCCGCCTTGACGCCGTCGCCCCAGGTGCGGGCGTCACCGGCGTGGTGGATCTCGTCGAGGACGACCAGCGTGCGCCGGGTCATGGTGCGCCGCCGGTGCACCTGCGGCGCCATGCCGACCTGGGCGTAGGTGACCACCGCGCCGTGGAAGTCGGCGGCGGAGTGCAGGTCGGCGTTGCGGAACGCGGCGTCGAGCTGGATGCCGACCCGGGCCGCGGCCTGCGCCCACTGGGTCTTCAGGTGCTCGGTCGGCGCGACCACGGTGACCGCCTCGACGGTGCCGTCGGCGAGCAGCTCGGCGGCGATCCGCAGGGCGAACGTGGTCTTTCCGGCGCCGGGTGTGGCGACCGCGGTGAAGTCCTCGGCCCGGCGACGCAGGTATTCCACCATCGCCTTGCGTTGCCAGGAACGCAGGGGCGGGAACGTGTCGAGCGCCGGCGACCGCGGTGGCACGGTGGCTCCTCTCCCCATGAAAACGCCCTCGCGCACCCGTGGCGCGAAGGCCGACCCAGCATAACCAGCGGGGGCGTTCCGCCCCACCCGACGCCACGCTGGTCACATCCGCCCACCCCGGTGCGGGACGGTCAGGACCACTCTCCGCGGGCCCCGGTGCGCGGCGGGCGCAGCGTCGCCACCGGGGCGGACCAGCGCCGGCGCAGCGCGATCAGGCGCAGTCCGAAGACGACGACCGCGGCGGCGGTCAGCGGCACGGTGGTGGCCCGCCCGTACGTCGACAGCAGCGTCACCATGATCGAGCCGGCGAGCGCCGCCACGGCGTAGATCTCCCGGCGCAGCACCACCGGGATCTCGCCGGTGAGCAGGTCGCGGCCGAGCCCGCCGCCGATCGCGGTGAGCATGCCGATCATGCAGGCCCCGACGGCGGGCACGTGCGCGTCGAGCGCCTTGAGCGTGCCGGTGACGGTGAACAGCGCCAGCCCGGCCGCGTCGAGCACCAGCACGGTGGTGCGCAGCCGGGCGAGCTGAGGGTGCAGCCGGAACACGGCGGCGGCGGTGACGGCGGCGGTGACCGCGTACCGCCAGTCGGCGAACGCCAGTGGGGGCACCTCGTCGATGACCAGGTCGCGGAAGATGCCGCCGCCGAGGGCGGCGACCACGCCGACGAAGACCACCCCGAACAGGTCGAGCCGTTTGGCGACCGCCGCGGAGGCGCCGGAGGCGGCGAAGACCGCCACGCCGGTGAGGTCGGCGAGGAGCAGGGCGGTGGAGGTGGTCACCGCCGCAGGTTACGTGGGCGGGCGGCGGGGCCGCCCGCGATCACTCGCCCCAGGAGTCGTAGACCTCCTTGCACTTCGGGCAGACCGGGGAACCGGGCTTGGCGGCCTTGGTCACCGGGAACTTCTCCCCGCACAGCGCGATGACGTACGTGCCCATGACCGCGCTCTCGGCGATCTTGTCCTTGCGCACGTAGTGGAACATCTCGGGGCCGGTGTCGGCTTCCTTCTGCTCCGGGCGTTCGAGAATCTGAGTGCTCATGTCCCACCTCCGGCTTACCAGTTTCGCAGGCCGGCCGGGCCGGGTCCACCGGAGCCCTTCCGGCGGGCGGCCCGTACCGTAACGGAAGTGACCAACTTTCGCATCAGCCTCGGTGGTGAGGTGGCCGACGCCCTGCGGGACGGCCGCCCGGTGGTGGCGCTGGAGAGCACGATCGTCTCGCACGGCCTGCCCCGGCCGGACAACCTGCGCGTGGCGCGACAGATCGAGCAGGCGGTCCGGGACGCGGGCGCGGTGCCGGCCACCATCGGCATGGTCGCCGGCGAGCTTCGGGTCGGGCTGGACGACGCCCAGCTCACCCGGCTCGCCACGATCGACGGCGTGAGCAAGCTCTCGGTGCGCGACCTGGCCCCGGCGGCGGCCACCGGCGCGGACGGGGCCACCACGGTCGCGGCCACCAGCGCGGTGGCGGCGGCGGCCGGGATCGCGGTGTTCGCCACCGGCGGGCTCGGCGGCGTGCACCGGGAGGCGGCGCAGACGTTCGACGAGTCGGCCGACCTGGTCACGCTGGCCCGTACCCCGATCGCGGTGGTCTGCGCCGGGGTGAAGTCGATCCTCGACGTGGGCGCCACCCTGGAGCGGATGGAGACGCTGGGGGTGAGCGTGGTCGGCTACCGCACCCGACGGTTCCCCGGGTTCTATCTCACCGACGCCGGCTTCGACCTGGACTGGTCGGTGGACTCGCCGGAGCAGGCGGCCGACGTGCTGGCCGCCCGGGCCGCGCAGGGCGTGCACCGGGGCGGGCTGATCGTGGCCAACCCGCTCCCGGCCGACGAGCAGCTCGACCCGGCGCTGCACGACCGCACGCTCGCCGACGGGTTGGCCGCGCTGGCCCGCGAGGGCGTCACCGGCAAGGCGGTGACCCCGTTCCTGCTGGCCCACTTCCACTCCGCCACCGAGGGCGCCAGCCTCGCGGTCAACGTCCGGATCATCCTGCGCAACGCCGACCTGGCGGCCCGGATCGCGGTCGCCGCCGCGGGCCGGCGCGACGGCACCCCATGAGCGGCGTACCGCGCGTCGTCGTCGTCGGCGACGTGATCACGGACGTGGTCGCGATGCTCTCCGGGCCGCTCGCGACCGGCTCGGACACCGCGGCCGGGATCCGGTTCAGCGGCGGCGGGCAGGCGGCCAACACCGCCGCCTGGCTCGCCGGGCAGGGCGCGGCCGTGACGCTGGTGGCCGCGGTGGGCGACGACGAGACCGGCCGGGAACGGGTCGCCGAGCTGACCCGGGTCGGCGTGGACTGCGCGGTGGAACGGCACGAGGGCTACCCGACCGGCACGGTGATCGTGCTCACCCACGACGGGGAGCGCACCATGGTCAGCCAGCGGGGCGCGAACCTGCGGCTGACCGCGCGCCACGTGGACGCCGCGTTGGCCGCCGCGCC encodes:
- a CDS encoding DUF3159 domain-containing protein yields the protein MTTGQQHTPSGLDPQDEERLPSIAEQMADQLGGWRGLVESSIPVVVFVIANVVGELRPALIASIAVALLIAAMRLAQRKPVRHALNGLFGIGVGALFALRSGDARDFYLPGILFGIGYGLALLLSAVFRQPLVGWLWSVLVAKGRSEWRDDPKLVRTFSQLTVLWGVVWLAKVGVQAGLYLAHQDTALGVARLALGYPPYALLLLITVWVVRRVTRDGAPVTPLPGA
- a CDS encoding OB-fold nucleic acid binding domain-containing protein, yielding MTTDQGRVSLRRLLQRLTASEAEIEAQELRRESAESGGTPTHQCNRGQVVSVAGRLRTVVYTPRTNLPTLEADLYDGNDVVTLVWLGRRHIAGIEPGRHLTAHGRVAVRDDRKVIYNPHYELEPPK
- a CDS encoding DUF3710 domain-containing protein is translated as MIFSRKRADEARQARDNDALAAEETSTAPARGPYDVSEAPDEPRLDLGSLQIPAVPDVEVRVQADPQGVIQQVVLVHGENALQLGVFAAPRSEGIWDEVREEIRTSLVNDGAVTEEVEGERGPELRARVRTPDGVTDLRFVGVDGPRWMVRGVFQGRAATDPTAGGALAACLDGLVVDRGQEAKPVREPLPLRLPREVAEQQAGGPQEV
- the dut gene encoding dUTP diphosphatase, whose amino-acid sequence is MTDVVPVPVRQLDPELPLPAYAHPGDAGADLVAAADVELPPGGRALVPTGVAVALPEGYVGLVHPRSGLAARLGVTVLNAPGTVDAGYRGEILVNLINHDRDTPATISRGDRIAQLVVQRVARAEFRPVAELPESRRGAGGHGSTGGHAGLVPAPAGGQSEEVAG
- a CDS encoding DUF3093 domain-containing protein; translated protein: MRQSSSPAAPTATPAPYAERLGLPWWAWPVALAVAGLLAAELWLGATGFRAWLPFVLLLPATVAALWWLGRIRVAVRDGELRVDDARLPVRHVADAVPLDAAGRREVLGVGADPLAFVVQRPWIGGAVQVVLDDPADPTPFWVVSTRHPVELAAALLAARDAA
- a CDS encoding DUF4193 domain-containing protein, encoding MATDYDAPRRDEVDLGEDSLEELKARRVDSQSGAVDVDEAEVAESFELPGADLADEELTVKVLPMQQDEFRCARCFLVHHRSQLAVERNGDLICRECV
- a CDS encoding LytR C-terminal domain-containing protein, whose protein sequence is MRALVVVGLLAVVALVFVIVAVVRDSQGTAGTAAGCPDGWPLVDLRLREQKDVKINVYNATDEAGRAGSVADDFRNRKFQVKKVGNEKKAVDGVAVLRFGPKGVGSAHLLRAYFLNNAEQVFQANRKDDTVDVVLGNGFQQLATTTEVNQSLGDLGAPVAPAQTCPMPVDK
- a CDS encoding inositol monophosphatase family protein, whose translation is MITSAPSPRELLTIAVEVARDAAATAHRMRSEGVSVAATKSTVTDVVTAADRAVERQVVAALRDRRPGDAVLGEEFGAGGTGPAAPDGVRWVVDPIDGTVNYLYGLPYCAVSLAAEVAGEVVAGVVRNVFTGEEWTATLGGGAWRDGRRLRCSAETDLGQALVATGFGYDAGRRSHQARVVAELIPHVRDIRRMGAAALDLCLAAEGRVDAYYEKGLAAWDLAAGGLVAREAGLLVTGVAGRPAGPDLVLAAPPALHGPLHTRLTDLDASGGP
- a CDS encoding RNA polymerase sigma factor, whose protein sequence is MTEPRQTGADVRSLTDTLIAHAQSAGGQLTSAQLARTVESAEVTPAQAKKILRALSEAGVTVVVDGSASTRRRVAAARSATPASRATTAKTTKKAAAPAPKQAPAVEESPAPAPRKATARKATGTTAEVAAKAAVPAKATKATRATKATVAAKTAAAKPAKPGAEGEVDPEELAAEIEDVVVEEPAELAQAAAADAASSATDGDFEWDDEESEALKQARRDAELTASADSVRAYLKQIGKVPLLNAEQEVELAKRIEAGLYAAERLRAADEGEEKLVRDMQRDLMWISRDGERAKNHLLEANLRLVVSLAKRYTGRGMAFLDLIQEGNLGLIRAVEKFDYTKGYKFSTYATWWIRQAITRAMADQARTIRIPVHMVEVINKLGRIQRELLQDLGREPTPEELAKEMDITPEKVLEIQQYAREPISLDQTIGDEGDSQLGDFIEDSEAVVAVDAVSFSLLQDQLQQVLQTLSEREAGVVRLRFGLTDGQPRTLDEIGQVYGVTRERIRQIESKTMSKLRHPSRSQVLRDYLD
- a CDS encoding DUF7455 domain-containing protein produces the protein MTPTLTPPPETVSPPAADERCDRCNAAGKLRITLSGGSELVFCGHHANKYAEDLVKITVRYATDPEFSWRGTDLMAN
- a CDS encoding DEAD/DEAH box helicase; protein product: MPPRSPALDTFPPLRSWQRKAMVEYLRRRAEDFTAVATPGAGKTTFALRIAAELLADGTVEAVTVVAPTEHLKTQWAQAAARVGIQLDAAFRNADLHSAADFHGAVVTYAQVGMAPQVHRRRTMTRRTLVVLDEIHHAGDARTWGDGVKAAFEPAVRRLMLTGTPFRSDDNPIPFIGYERGGDGLLRSRADSVYGYADALRDGVVRPVLFLAYSGETRWRTNAGDELAARLGEPMTQDLIAQAWRTALDPAGDWMPQVLRAADARLSVLRANGMPDAGGLVIASDQQVARAYAKLLEQVTGEKAAVVLSDDQGASARIATFAASEQRWLVAVRMVSEGVDIPRLAVGVYATSASTALYFAQAIGRFVRARRPGETASVFLPSVPHLLGLASEMEIERDHVLGKPKDREGFDDDLLERAQRDDGASGELEKRFAALSATAELDQVIFDGASFGTAAQAGTPEEEEYLGLPGLLTADQVSLLLTKRQADQLAAQKRRAAQRTAEPAAAAAVAAPPPMSAAQRRVALRRQLNALVAARHHHTGQPHGKIHAELRRICGGPPSAQATIEQLEERIATVQTL